A window of the Gossypium hirsutum isolate 1008001.06 chromosome A03, Gossypium_hirsutum_v2.1, whole genome shotgun sequence genome harbors these coding sequences:
- the LOC107887097 gene encoding glycine-rich RNA-binding protein 4, mitochondrial translates to MAFLSKIGGILKQTASMQLNARLSESRPGLFQVFRSMSSAPSSKLFVGGISFQTDDQSLKEAFSKYGEVVEARVIVDRETGRSRGFGFITYTSTEDASSALQALDGQILHGRQVRVDYANDRPRRNFGGAGSYGGGGGYGGGNYGGGGYGGGGGNIGYGNSGNYGGQGSYDGDNYGTGSGVGYGSNFGQSTNYDNGSSEVAGGGSGNDGFAAGGENVGFGGGDQLGSAEDSYKEETAGFGLNDPPSDNFQDEEEDRNGDLSKRV, encoded by the exons ATGGCTTTCTTAAGTAAAATCGGGGGTATACTTAAGCAGACTGCAAGTATGCAGCTCAATGCTCGGTTGTCCGAGTCAAGACCAGGCCTCTTTCAAGTTTTCAGAAGCATGTCCAGTGCCCCGAGCTCGAAACTTTTTGTAGGAG GTATCTCATTCCAAACGGATGACCAAAGTCTAAAAGAAGCATTTAGCAAATACGGTGAAGTTGTTGAAG CAAGAGTTATTGTGGATCGAGAAACAGGAAGGTCGAGAGGATTTGGATTTATCACTTACACCAGCACCGAGGATGCTTCCAGTGCACTACAGGCTTTGGATGGACAG attctccatGGCCGTCAAGTAAGAGTAGACTATGCAAATGACAGACCTCGTCGTAACTTTGGAGGTGCTGGCAGctatggtggtggtggtggctaCGGGGGTGGTAACTATGGAGGTGGTGGctatggtggtggtggtggtaacATTGGATACGGTAACAGTGGTAATTATGGAGGCCAAGGAAGCTATGATGGGGATAACTATGGCACTGGTAGTGGTGTTGGCTATGGAAGTAACTTTGGTCAATCCACCAATTACGACAATGGGAGTTCCGAAGTTGCTGGTGGCGGCAGTGGCAATGATGGTTTTGCAGCTGGTGGTGAAAATGTGGGATTTGGTGGTGGCGATCAACTCGGTAGTGCTGAAGATAGCTACAAAGAGGAAACTGCAGGTTTTGGCCTAAACGATCCACCGAGTGACAACTTCCAGGATGAGGAGGAGGACAGGAATGGTGACTTGTCCAAAAGGGTATGA